A DNA window from Primulina tabacum isolate GXHZ01 chromosome 12, ASM2559414v2, whole genome shotgun sequence contains the following coding sequences:
- the LOC142521054 gene encoding uncharacterized protein LOC142521054 isoform X2, whose protein sequence is MVLDNVITSPHRRTQAQNGFSPPILKRQYSRVEELGSCSTLVQRHRFLLTALILLTFLCTVYLYFAVTLGAGDCSGLTGARKASCHMQQAKASVAKGKLKFL, encoded by the coding sequence ATGGTTCTTGACAATGTAATAACTTCTCCCCATCGGAGGACACAAGCACAAAACGGTTTTTCTCCACCGATATTGAAGAGACAATACTCCCGAGTAGAGGAGTTGGGAAGCTGTTCAACCCTTGTTCAACGACATCGATTTCTTCTAACTGCACTCATCCTCCTTACATTTCTGTGCACTGTTTATCTATACTTTGCCGTCACTCTTGGTGCTGGCGATTGTTCTGGATTGACAGGAGCTCGAAAGGCATCATGTCATATGCAGCAGGCAAAAGCTTCTGTGGCGAAGGGGAAACTGAAATTCCTTTAG
- the LOC142520426 gene encoding uncharacterized protein LOC142520426 — MTPPRQHSRINLVELKAQIAKKLGAERSKQYFYYLNRLLSLKVSKGEFDKLCVGVIGRENIPLHNQFIRSILRNACSQSGPPPSIHKDDVLKHETQVGGKVISAEGYQNGSHIGMTQASSSPGSSNGGDMLPVSPRKARSGNRDRRTGERRSALGPNGKINFPSQVSMSNQSNEFNVILENGDINPLHIGRPVQHHQGLTQLEKNEDEISVPHPAKISGVRRSSDGPSPVHNKDHLELVVREDGKQVPSRISLEAPLGVPLCPVSVGGARKTLPPESTLRCIGTFNDGTLLDSLTLRERMEQITVRQEIEGLPVDCANILNHGLDSYLKRLVTSCVELVGSRSGHELTRNNTYKLHHMKLINGVRPAHHYQMLGSGKPLEVQEQRTHYPISLQDFRVAMELNPRQLGEDWPLLLEKICTRAFEE; from the coding sequence ATGACACCACCACGTCAGCATTCACGGATCAATCTTGTCGAGTTGAAAGCTCAGATAGCGAAGAAACTTGGGGCAGAGAGGTCCAAGCAGTATTTTTATTACTTGAATAGATTATTGAGTTTAAAAGTGAGCAAGGGCGAGTTTGATAAGCTTTGTGTGGGAGTCATCGGGCGGGAAAATATTCCGCTTCACAATCAGTTTATTCGTTCTATTCTGAGAAATGCTTGTAGTCAGAGTGGCCCACCTCCTTCTATTCACAAAGATGATGTTCTGAAGCACGAGACACAAGTTGGTGGCAAGGTGATATCTGCAGAAGGTTACCAGAATGGGTCCCACATAGGAATGACTCAGGCTTCTAGTTCACCAGGTTCATCAAATGGAGGTGACATGTTACCCGTGTCTCCTCGGAAAGCCAGATCTGGTAACCGTGATCGGAGAACTGGGGAGCGACGTAGTGCTCTTGGACCAAATGGGAAGATCAATTTTCCTTCACAGGTGTCTATGTCCAATCAGTCGAATGAATTTAATGTCATTTTAGAGAATGGGGATATCAATCCACTGCATATAGGTCGGCCTGTGCAGCATCATCAAGGACTTACGCAGTTGGAAAAGAATGAAGATGAGATCTCTGTTCCTCATCCAGCTAAAATATCGGGTGTAAGGAGATCATCAGATGGTCCATCTCCCGTCCATAACAAAGACCATTTGGAGCTGGTGGTTAGAGAAGATGGAAAACAGGTTCCGTCAAGGATTTCACTTGAAGCTCCTCTCGGGGTTCCATTATGTCCAGTTAGTGTTGGTGGGGCACGAAAAACCCTACCTCCAGAGAGTACCCTTAGATGTATTGGTACATTCAATGATGGTACTTTGTTGGATAGTCTAACCTTAAGGGAAAGAATGGAGCAAATTACTGTGAGACAGGAGATTGAAGGGTTGCCAGTGGATTGCGCCaacatactgaaccatggtttGGATTCTTATCTGAAAAGATTAGTTACGTCTTGCGTTGAACTTGTTGGATCAAGGTCAGGACATGAGTTGACAAGGAATAACACCTACAAGCTCCACCATATGAAGCTTATTAATGGTGTCAGACCAGCTCATCATTATCAGATGCTAGGAAGTGGCAAGCCTTTGGAAGTGCAAGAACAGAGGACCCATTACCCGATTTCTTTACAGGACTTCAGAGTTGCAATGGAGCTAAATCCAAGGCAACTTGGTGAAGACTGGCCATTGTTGCTTGAGAAAATATGTACACGTGCATTTGAAGAATAA
- the LOC142521181 gene encoding ubiquitin receptor RAD23b-like, with amino-acid sequence MKLTVKTLKGSHFQISVQPNETIMAVKKHIEYVQGKDSYPFGQQLLIHNGKVLKDESTLAENKVSEDGFLVVMLSKGKTLGSSGSTSAQPAPVAAPASNPTSATEALPPAQPSTVAGLSYVSTTPIDPTDTFAQAASSLIAGNNLELTVQQIMDMGGGCWDNETVIRALRAAYNNPERAVDYLYSGIPESTEVPVPSAQSAMNSATAATQAAPVPGAPNSSPLNLFPQGTISGPADTGHGSLDFLRNNTQFQALRSMVHANPQILQQVLQELGKQNLPLLGLIQENHQEFLRLINEPVDDSDGDMFDQEEHEMPHAVSVTPAEQEAIERMEAMGFDRASIIEAFLACDRNEELAVNYLLENSGDFED; translated from the exons ATGAAGCTCACCGTGAAAACTCTGAAAGGCAGCCATTTCCAAATTAGCGTCCAGCCAAACGAGACG attaTGGCAGTTAAGAAACACATAGAATATGTACAAGGCAAAGATAGTTATCCATTTGGTCAACAATTGTTGATTCATAATGGCAAAGTATTGAAAGATGAAAGTACCTTGGCTGAAAACAAGGTTTCTGAAGATGGTTTCCTTGTGGTCATGCTAAGCAAG GGAAAAACTTTGGGCTCAAGTGGGTCGACTTCTGCTCAG CCAGCTCCTGTAGCTGCACCAGCTTCTAATCCTACTTCTGCTACTGAAGCTCTGCCACCAGCACA ACCCTCTACAGTTGCTGGATTATCTTATGTTTCCACGACACCAAT TGATCCTACTGATACTTTTGCTCAAGCTGCTTCCAGTTTAATTGCTGGAAATAATCTCGAGCTTACAGTTCAACAAATAATGGACATGGGCGGCGGATGTTGGGACAACGAGACTGTTATACGTGCACTTCGAGCTGCATATAATAATCCAGAGAGGGCAGTGGATTACTTGTATTCT GGAATCCCTGAAAGCACTGAAGTTCCAGTGCCATCAGCTCAATCAGCCATGAATTCTGCAACTGCTGCCACTCAAGCTGCACCAGTGCCTGGAGCACCAAACTCATCTCCATTGAATTTATTTCCTCAG GGAACCATTTCTGGTCCTGCTGATACTGGTCATGGATCCCTTGACTTCCTCAGGAACAACACACAG tttcaAGCACTGCGTTCAATGGTTCATGCTAATCCACAAATTCTGCAG CAAGTGCTTCAAGAGCTCGGGAAGCAAAATCTACCTCTCCTGGGGCTCATACAAGAGAACCATCAAGAGTTCCTTCGACTAATCAATGAACCTGTTGATGATTCTGATGG gGATATGTTTGATCAGGAAGAACACGAAATGCCCCATGCGGTTAGTGTCACACCTGCAGAGCAGGAGGCCATCGAAAGA ATGGAGGCAATGGGATTCGACAGAGCTTCTATAATTGAAGCCTTTTTGGCATGCGATCGCAACGAGGAATTAGCTGTCAATTACTTGTTGGAGAATTCCGGAGATTTCGAGGATTGA
- the LOC142521054 gene encoding uncharacterized protein LOC142521054 isoform X1, which yields MACELMISLQFLCLYFVDSKGKNQCSSNSTFSCLACNLPYVLLQAQIPLFYISGGIEYLVKGLSCAVHINMVLDNVITSPHRRTQAQNGFSPPILKRQYSRVEELGSCSTLVQRHRFLLTALILLTFLCTVYLYFAVTLGAGDCSGLTGARKASCHMQQAKASVAKGKLKFL from the exons ATGGCTTGTGAACTAATGATTTCTCTGCAATTCTTGTGTTTGTACTTCGTGGATTCGAAGGGAAAAAACCAATGTAGCAGTAACTCGACATTTAGTTGTTTGGCATGTAACTTGCCTTACGTACTCCTTCAAGCTCAGATCCCATTgttttatataagtgggggaatAGAGTATCTTGTGAAG GGGCTTTCTTGTGCCGTTCACATAAACATGGTTCTTGACAATGTAATAACTTCTCCCCATCGGAGGACACAAGCACAAAACGGTTTTTCTCCACCGATATTGAAGAGACAATACTCCCGAGTAGAGGAGTTGGGAAGCTGTTCAACCCTTGTTCAACGACATCGATTTCTTCTAACTGCACTCATCCTCCTTACATTTCTGTGCACTGTTTATCTATACTTTGCCGTCACTCTTGGTGCTGGCGATTGTTCTGGATTGACAGGAGCTCGAAAGGCATCATGTCATATGCAGCAGGCAAAAGCTTCTGTGGCGAAGGGGAAACTGAAATTCCTTTAG